One Roseimaritima multifibrata DNA window includes the following coding sequences:
- the tnpA gene encoding IS200/IS605 family transposase, translated as MSTHHGILLHVIFSTKYRKRYLAEHWQDELFGYIGGAVKDHKGSLLKAGGIEDHVHLLLRIHPEFAISKTLQLIKTNSSKWINEQRKIRGKFHWQRGYGAFSVSQSMADTVRKYIANQKEHHQQQTFETEYLECLKKHEIEYDPRYVFDMEIVT; from the coding sequence ATGTCTACCCATCATGGCATATTACTGCATGTTATTTTTTCGACGAAATATCGCAAACGCTACCTTGCAGAACACTGGCAAGACGAACTGTTCGGCTACATCGGTGGAGCCGTTAAGGATCACAAAGGATCCCTGTTGAAAGCGGGCGGAATTGAAGACCACGTTCATTTGCTGCTGCGGATTCACCCCGAATTTGCGATTTCCAAAACCCTGCAGCTGATCAAAACGAATTCCTCCAAATGGATCAACGAACAACGGAAGATTCGGGGAAAATTCCATTGGCAACGCGGGTACGGCGCGTTCTCCGTTAGCCAGTCAATGGCGGATACCGTCCGGAAATATATTGCCAATCAGAAAGAACATCACCAACAGCAAACATTCGAGACAGAATATCTCGAATGTTTAAAGAAACACGAAATCGAATATGATCCGCGATATGTTTTTGATATGGAGATCGTTACCTAG
- a CDS encoding glutamate synthase subunit beta, whose translation MGKPTGFKEFDRKKVAWRLPVVRMEDYGEIYTEPENDQLREQGARCMDCGVPFCQSGTGCPIDNLIPEWNDLVYNNRWKEAIERLHKTNNFPEFTGRVCPAPCEGSCVLGITNPPVTIKNIENAIVDRAWKEGWIVPSAPKERTGKKVAIIGSGPAGLAAADQLNKVGHEVTVYERADRIGGLLQYGIPNMKLDKDVLQRRLDKMTAEGIRFVTNANVGQDVDAKELVEANDAVLLACGATKPRDLPIPGRDLKGVSYAMDFLTANTKHKVHGDALTDQFISAEGKDVIVIGGGDTGTDCIGTSIRHGCRSMVNFELLPQPPAERAGDNPWPEWPRTFRVDYGHEEAEAKFGSDPRTYQILSKEFLGDENGNLTGIRTVQVEWTKTEEGGWNMKEVEGSEKEWPAQVILLAMGFLGPEQPIAEALGISTDPRSNFEAKHGEFTTSIPGIFAAGDCRRGQSLVVWAINEGRGAARAIDIYLRGHSSLPAPGITMGSQLVAN comes from the coding sequence ATGGGAAAGCCCACAGGATTCAAAGAATTTGATCGCAAGAAGGTCGCTTGGCGATTGCCCGTCGTTCGCATGGAAGATTACGGCGAAATTTATACCGAACCAGAAAATGACCAACTGCGTGAGCAGGGCGCACGGTGCATGGACTGTGGCGTCCCGTTCTGCCAGTCCGGAACCGGTTGCCCAATCGACAACCTGATCCCCGAATGGAACGATCTGGTCTACAACAATCGCTGGAAAGAAGCGATTGAACGATTGCACAAAACCAACAACTTCCCGGAATTCACCGGTCGAGTCTGTCCGGCTCCGTGTGAAGGTTCTTGCGTGTTGGGAATCACCAACCCACCGGTTACGATCAAGAACATCGAAAACGCGATCGTCGACCGGGCCTGGAAAGAAGGCTGGATCGTCCCCTCGGCCCCCAAAGAACGGACCGGGAAAAAGGTCGCGATTATTGGTAGCGGACCTGCCGGCCTAGCGGCCGCGGACCAGCTGAACAAAGTCGGCCACGAGGTCACCGTGTACGAACGGGCCGACCGCATCGGCGGCCTCCTGCAGTACGGCATCCCCAACATGAAATTGGATAAGGATGTCCTGCAGCGGCGGCTGGACAAAATGACCGCCGAAGGGATTCGCTTTGTCACCAACGCAAACGTCGGCCAAGATGTCGATGCAAAAGAATTGGTCGAAGCGAACGACGCTGTATTGCTGGCTTGCGGAGCTACAAAACCTCGCGATTTGCCGATCCCCGGCAGAGACCTCAAAGGGGTTTCTTATGCGATGGATTTCCTCACCGCGAATACCAAGCACAAAGTCCACGGCGACGCCCTGACCGATCAGTTCATCAGCGCCGAAGGCAAAGATGTGATCGTCATCGGTGGCGGTGACACCGGTACCGACTGCATCGGAACAAGCATCCGCCACGGTTGCCGAAGCATGGTCAACTTTGAATTGCTGCCACAGCCACCGGCCGAACGAGCCGGCGACAATCCGTGGCCCGAATGGCCGCGTACCTTCCGAGTCGATTACGGTCACGAAGAAGCCGAAGCCAAATTCGGTTCGGACCCTCGCACCTACCAAATTCTCTCCAAAGAGTTCCTCGGTGACGAAAACGGAAACCTAACAGGGATCCGAACCGTCCAGGTCGAGTGGACCAAAACGGAAGAAGGCGGCTGGAACATGAAGGAAGTCGAAGGAAGCGAGAAGGAATGGCCAGCCCAAGTCATCCTCCTGGCGATGGGCTTCTTAGGTCCTGAGCAACCGATCGCCGAAGCGCTTGGTATCTCCACCGACCCACGAAGTAATTTCGAAGCCAAACACGGCGAATTCACTACCAGCATTCCAGGAATCTTCGCAGCAGGTGACTGCCGTCGAGGGCAAAGCTTGGTTGTCTGGGCGATCAACGAAGGTCGTGGTGCCGCCAGGGCAATCGATATCTACCTGCGTGGGCACAGCAGCCTGCCAGCCCCTGGAATCACCATGGGAAGCCAACTGGTCGCGAACTAA
- a CDS encoding Gfo/Idh/MocA family protein has protein sequence MTGSPTPENTNVNVTSGPTGSGPRREFLKTSATVATGAAITGLSARQAAAAEGSNSRLRIGFIGPGGRGFGAHVKSLANLHKAGRKIDLVAVAEVYELRRDQVAEYIEKETGTKPAKYVDYRDMLEKENLDAVCIGTPDHWHHKQTVDALNAGLAVYCEKPMCKTVEEAFDVEATWKKTGMVMQVGVQSTSLPVWDQVREMLQEGKIGKVLGYQTEYFRNSSMGQWRYYKIEKEMTPKTIDWDRWLGVEEGLAESVPFDREVYRQWRRFWPFGSGMYTDLFVHRTTAMLKATGLRLPGRVVGAGGLYMEYDGRDVPDVATVAADFYEGAQGLVTATMCNEESRIQQLIRGHNGTIVFGNNENFDGFDFIPERPQVTRIRDQKEERIAVGKVGNTTLAHFENWLDAIEADDPMMCNNPPDLGAAAIAIVNLGAKSYRDGVVYFIDKNTREISTTDPGWAKHWEKRSHERGEVSHIPGWKAGDTGSVLEEPEYMSLGGPWIDGKDPANG, from the coding sequence ATGACCGGAAGTCCTACTCCAGAAAATACGAACGTTAACGTGACCTCCGGTCCAACTGGCTCGGGGCCTAGGAGGGAGTTCTTGAAGACATCGGCAACGGTGGCGACCGGGGCCGCGATCACGGGGCTTTCGGCTCGCCAAGCCGCTGCGGCCGAGGGGAGTAATTCCCGGTTGCGAATCGGATTTATCGGGCCTGGGGGCCGTGGTTTTGGGGCTCATGTGAAATCGTTGGCAAACCTTCACAAGGCGGGCCGGAAGATCGATTTGGTCGCCGTCGCTGAAGTTTACGAATTGCGGCGTGACCAGGTCGCGGAATACATCGAAAAAGAAACGGGGACGAAGCCGGCCAAGTACGTCGATTATCGTGACATGCTGGAAAAGGAAAATTTGGACGCCGTATGCATCGGGACGCCCGATCATTGGCATCACAAGCAAACCGTCGATGCGCTGAATGCAGGGCTGGCGGTCTACTGCGAAAAACCGATGTGTAAAACGGTTGAAGAAGCCTTCGATGTTGAAGCGACATGGAAGAAGACCGGGATGGTCATGCAGGTCGGTGTGCAGTCGACCAGTTTGCCGGTTTGGGATCAGGTCCGCGAGATGTTGCAGGAGGGCAAGATCGGCAAGGTCCTCGGGTACCAAACCGAATACTTCCGCAATTCATCGATGGGGCAGTGGCGCTATTACAAGATTGAAAAAGAGATGACCCCCAAGACGATCGATTGGGATCGCTGGTTGGGTGTGGAGGAAGGTTTAGCCGAATCGGTTCCGTTTGACCGTGAAGTCTATCGGCAATGGCGTCGTTTCTGGCCCTTTGGTTCAGGGATGTATACCGACCTGTTTGTCCATCGGACTACCGCCATGTTGAAGGCAACGGGGCTTCGCTTGCCAGGACGCGTGGTTGGGGCTGGCGGTCTGTATATGGAATACGACGGGCGCGATGTGCCGGACGTCGCAACCGTCGCAGCCGATTTTTATGAAGGGGCACAGGGGTTGGTAACCGCGACGATGTGCAATGAAGAGTCCCGGATTCAGCAGCTGATCCGCGGACACAACGGGACCATTGTGTTCGGCAATAACGAGAACTTTGATGGGTTTGATTTCATCCCCGAACGCCCGCAGGTGACTCGGATCCGCGATCAAAAAGAAGAGCGGATCGCCGTTGGAAAAGTCGGAAACACAACGCTGGCTCACTTTGAAAATTGGTTAGACGCGATCGAAGCCGATGACCCCATGATGTGTAACAATCCGCCCGACTTGGGAGCCGCAGCGATCGCCATCGTGAACCTGGGAGCCAAAAGTTATCGGGACGGAGTCGTCTACTTCATCGACAAAAATACTCGCGAGATTAGCACGACCGATCCAGGTTGGGCCAAGCATTGGGAAAAACGAAGCCATGAGCGAGGCGAAGTCTCTCATATTCCGGGCTGGAAAGCTGGGGATACGGGAAGTGTCTTGGAAGAGCCTGAGTACATGAGCCTCGGTGGCCCGTGGATCGATGGCAAGGATCCGGCAAACGGATAG
- a CDS encoding LysR family transcriptional regulator, translated as MHLRSLELFCSVAQLRSFSRAADAHAVTQSAASQAVLQLEQNLGVRLVDRSKRPLRLTDAGTVYHTGLRKVLGDYRALEQEVRYLASRLQGIVRIAAIYSVGASYMPEATAAFQQLHPDVEVRIEPASPTRVLELAASGEADLGLMSYCKGTRSIRSAHWQKEPMCLIAAPEHPLAGKGEVDLTDLHNLAMIGFETTLKVRREIDLFLSRQDVRARYCLEYDNLDSIIRAIQANAGIGILPEASVRRETASGTLKVVPCSELSLQRPLGIVWRRSGKVSLAAAEFAEMLLGKPLEPPKSVT; from the coding sequence ATGCACCTGCGCTCCCTCGAACTTTTCTGTTCAGTCGCTCAGCTCCGCTCATTTTCGCGGGCAGCGGACGCGCATGCCGTGACGCAAAGTGCCGCCAGCCAAGCCGTCCTGCAGCTTGAACAGAACCTGGGTGTCCGCCTTGTCGACCGCAGCAAACGCCCACTGCGTCTTACCGACGCCGGCACCGTCTACCACACCGGTTTGCGTAAAGTACTGGGGGATTACCGAGCCCTTGAGCAAGAGGTTCGGTATCTAGCCAGTCGATTGCAAGGCATCGTGCGAATTGCCGCGATTTACTCGGTCGGGGCAAGTTACATGCCCGAAGCAACCGCCGCCTTCCAACAACTGCACCCAGACGTCGAAGTCCGGATCGAACCGGCTTCGCCAACTCGAGTCTTAGAACTGGCCGCCTCAGGGGAAGCCGACCTCGGTTTGATGAGTTACTGCAAAGGGACTCGATCGATCCGGAGTGCCCACTGGCAGAAAGAGCCGATGTGCCTGATTGCTGCCCCCGAACATCCGCTCGCTGGCAAAGGCGAAGTGGATTTAACCGATTTGCACAATTTAGCAATGATCGGCTTCGAAACGACTTTGAAGGTACGCAGGGAAATCGATCTATTTCTGTCGCGACAGGATGTCCGAGCTCGATACTGTCTTGAATACGACAACCTTGATTCCATTATTCGTGCGATCCAGGCAAACGCCGGAATCGGGATCCTCCCGGAAGCCTCGGTGCGTCGCGAGACCGCTAGCGGTACCTTAAAAGTGGTACCGTGTAGCGAATTATCTTTACAGCGACCTTTAGGGATCGTCTGGCGACGATCCGGGAAGGTCAGTTTGGCGGCAGCGGAGTTTGCAGAAATGCTGCTCGGCAAACCGCTAGAACCTCCCAAATCGGTGACTTAG
- a CDS encoding class I SAM-dependent methyltransferase, whose amino-acid sequence MSRPPLWQLPPGVSPGIWDYTHSESIADNYQQFLAETPLVRLDLELLPSVLPAPVPGKRTSVVDLGCGNGRTAIPLAGLGYQVLGVDLSQPMLENLAAEAAKAALSVAAVRANLVQLDCFADESVDHAICLFSTLGMVQGKKYRKKFLTHVCRILRPGGIFLVHAHNRGAWLRHPGGWRRLMRSRWLGWTTADHDFGDHVYGYRNLADMFLHSFSRRELLSALRGAGFKIEQVERIDIRGTRLLSPFVPTIPGGFFVIAKKG is encoded by the coding sequence TTGTCGCGTCCACCCCTTTGGCAATTGCCCCCCGGTGTTTCCCCTGGTATCTGGGATTACACCCATAGCGAATCGATCGCGGATAACTATCAACAATTCCTCGCGGAAACTCCGCTGGTTCGCTTAGATTTGGAATTGCTCCCATCGGTCCTGCCGGCTCCAGTGCCGGGTAAGAGGACCTCTGTGGTCGATCTAGGGTGTGGAAATGGCCGTACGGCGATCCCGTTGGCTGGCTTGGGATATCAGGTTTTGGGAGTCGATCTCAGTCAACCGATGTTGGAAAACCTGGCGGCTGAGGCTGCCAAAGCGGCCCTTTCCGTGGCTGCCGTCCGTGCCAATCTGGTCCAACTGGACTGTTTCGCGGACGAGTCTGTGGACCATGCGATCTGCCTTTTCAGCACTCTCGGGATGGTCCAAGGGAAAAAGTATCGTAAAAAATTCTTGACGCATGTCTGCCGAATCCTTCGACCAGGGGGGATTTTTCTGGTCCATGCGCACAATCGGGGGGCTTGGCTGCGACATCCCGGTGGCTGGCGAAGGCTGATGCGGAGCCGTTGGCTTGGCTGGACGACCGCCGATCATGATTTCGGAGACCATGTCTACGGGTACCGAAACCTAGCCGACATGTTCCTGCACTCTTTCTCGCGGCGAGAATTGTTGTCGGCCCTTCGCGGCGCGGGATTCAAGATTGAACAGGTCGAGCGAATCGACATTCGAGGCACACGTTTGTTGTCGCCGTTCGTTCCGACCATCCCCGGTGGCTTCTTCGTGATCGCAAAGAAGGGGTAA
- the gltB gene encoding glutamate synthase large subunit: MNQPDPRVLNHHFPEAYGLYDPEHEKDACGVGFIAHIKGKPSHQIVLDADVILQNMDHRGACGCEANTGDGSGIMCGLPHPFLRKVAKSDLGIELPEENRYAAGLVFLPTDVKERAICKEAVEKLIVETGQTLLGWRDVPQETDLADIGPTARRSEPFVEQLFVAAADGIDSAEFERKLYLIRKQASHQLRGSDSLKQALMFYVCSLSTRVIIYKGMLTPAQVLPYYPDLRDEDFKTHLAMVHSRFSTNTFPSWDRAQPLRFMSHNGEINTLRGNKNWMQAREGSAASELYGEDLKKLFPVVEPALSDSGTFDNVLEFLLMNGRTLQEAMMMMVPEAWQKHETMPEEKRAFYEYFSSLMEPWDGPASIAFTDGHCIGATLDRNGLRPSRYYITHDDRVIMASEVGVLPVDPGLVKEKGRLEPGRMFLVDFAQGRLIPDDELKLGFAKRKPYGQWLRDQRIRLSDLNPDGEPHGFDPDSLIERMQAFGYSLETMSFMLRPLVEQGRDPVGSMGNDSALACLSDKPRMIYDYFKQLFAQVTNPAIDSIREEVIMSLECYIGPEQNLLEATPEHCHRLLLEHPILTNEEVAALEHINYQGWQSRVIDITFDRSEGKAGLQKTLDRIAAEAEAAADDGIQIIVLSDRKCSAERVPVSALLAVGAVHHHLVKQAKRTRVGLVIETGEAREVHHHCLLIGYGADAINPYLAFEALWQAHEDGLLPDTMTDDKVVSAYRKGVAKGMLKVMAKMGISTLQSYKGAQIFEALGLKSDVIDKCFVGTASRIAGVDFDILAEEALRRHSLGYPDRQDEKLAELPNMGEYHWRAEGENHTWSPQAISSLQIAARTNDEDAYWKFAQTMNHDNQVRCTLRGLLEFNEGVAGPAIPLSEVQPREEIVKRFCTGAMSFGSISAESHEALAIAMNRLGGKSNTGEGGEDPERFKTMPNGDSKRSAIKQVASGRFGVTIEYLSNADEIQIKISQGAKPGEGGELPGRKVDQTIARIRYSTPGVGLISPPPHHDIYSIEDLAQLIHDLKNANPAARISVKLVSEVGVGVVASGVAKAHADHILIAGDTGGTGASPLTSIKHAGLPWELGIAEAHQVLVLNDLRSRVVLQTDGGLKTGRDVVIAALLGAEEFGFATAPLITMGCIMMRKCHLNTCPVGIATQDPELRKKFSGKPEHVVNYLFMVAEEARHIMAKLGFRTIDEMVGRTDVLRTEAAEKHWKKDGLDLSAILAPARRAHDNVGIRCTQAQDHGLEKSLDVTVLVPQAKEAIENKTPITIESPIVNINRTVGTILSHEIAKRHGQAGLPDDTIRLKFSGSAGQSIGAFLAHGVTIELEGDANDYVGKGLSGGRIVIYPPTEATYAAEDNILVGNVCLYGATGGEAFLRGMAAERFCVRNSGARTVIEGVGQHGCEYMTGGRVVILGRTGRNFAAGMSGGIAYVWDRDGDFNLNCNLATVILESISTPEEENEVKELIQKHQTLTNSTVAAEALGNWDTFLKQCVKVMPTDYKRVLEQMAEEAAGETASV; this comes from the coding sequence ATGAACCAACCAGACCCAAGGGTGTTGAACCACCACTTTCCAGAGGCTTACGGTTTGTATGACCCTGAGCACGAAAAAGATGCCTGTGGCGTTGGATTTATTGCCCACATCAAAGGGAAACCGAGCCATCAAATCGTCCTGGATGCAGACGTCATCCTGCAGAACATGGATCACCGCGGTGCCTGTGGCTGTGAAGCGAATACGGGCGACGGATCGGGGATCATGTGTGGTTTGCCACATCCTTTCCTTCGCAAGGTCGCCAAAAGTGATCTAGGAATCGAACTGCCCGAAGAGAATCGCTACGCTGCCGGTCTGGTTTTCCTGCCGACCGATGTCAAAGAACGCGCGATCTGTAAAGAAGCGGTCGAAAAACTGATCGTCGAAACAGGACAGACTCTGCTGGGCTGGCGAGACGTCCCTCAAGAGACCGACCTAGCCGACATCGGTCCGACAGCTCGACGCAGCGAACCTTTCGTCGAGCAGCTGTTTGTCGCTGCCGCTGACGGGATCGATTCTGCCGAATTCGAACGCAAGCTGTACTTGATTCGCAAGCAGGCAAGCCACCAACTGCGTGGTTCGGATTCGCTGAAGCAAGCGCTGATGTTCTATGTCTGTTCGCTCAGCACACGAGTGATCATCTACAAGGGGATGCTCACCCCAGCTCAGGTCCTTCCCTACTATCCCGACCTGCGGGACGAGGACTTTAAAACCCACCTGGCGATGGTCCACAGCCGGTTTTCCACGAACACCTTCCCTTCCTGGGACCGTGCACAACCGCTCCGCTTCATGAGCCACAACGGAGAAATCAATACACTCCGCGGCAACAAGAACTGGATGCAGGCTCGTGAAGGGTCCGCCGCCAGCGAGCTTTACGGTGAAGACCTGAAAAAGCTGTTCCCCGTCGTCGAACCTGCCTTGAGCGATTCCGGAACGTTTGACAACGTCCTGGAATTCCTTCTGATGAACGGTCGGACATTGCAAGAGGCGATGATGATGATGGTTCCCGAAGCATGGCAAAAACATGAAACCATGCCGGAAGAGAAGCGAGCCTTCTACGAGTACTTCTCGTCCCTGATGGAACCGTGGGACGGGCCCGCTTCGATCGCCTTTACCGACGGTCACTGCATCGGTGCAACGCTTGACCGCAACGGTCTTCGCCCCAGTCGTTATTACATCACCCATGATGACCGCGTGATCATGGCCAGTGAAGTTGGCGTCTTGCCTGTTGACCCAGGCCTCGTGAAAGAAAAAGGACGCCTGGAACCAGGTCGTATGTTCTTGGTCGATTTTGCGCAAGGTCGCTTAATCCCCGATGATGAACTGAAACTGGGCTTTGCCAAACGCAAACCGTACGGCCAGTGGCTTCGCGATCAACGCATTCGACTTTCCGATCTAAACCCGGATGGAGAACCGCACGGTTTTGATCCGGATTCATTGATCGAGCGGATGCAGGCGTTCGGATATTCACTGGAAACGATGTCCTTCATGCTTCGCCCCTTGGTCGAACAGGGACGTGACCCCGTCGGTTCGATGGGCAACGACAGTGCCTTGGCTTGCCTGAGCGACAAACCACGGATGATCTATGACTACTTCAAGCAACTGTTCGCCCAGGTGACGAACCCCGCAATCGATTCGATTCGGGAAGAAGTGATCATGTCGCTGGAGTGTTACATCGGCCCAGAGCAAAACCTTCTGGAAGCGACTCCGGAGCATTGCCATCGACTATTGCTCGAACATCCGATCCTAACCAACGAAGAAGTGGCCGCTCTAGAACACATCAACTACCAGGGTTGGCAAAGCCGTGTGATCGACATCACGTTCGATCGCAGCGAAGGCAAAGCTGGCCTACAAAAGACTTTGGACCGCATTGCAGCCGAAGCCGAAGCGGCAGCGGACGACGGGATTCAAATCATCGTTCTATCGGATCGCAAATGCTCTGCCGAACGTGTTCCCGTTAGCGCTTTGTTGGCCGTTGGCGCCGTGCACCATCACCTGGTGAAGCAAGCCAAACGAACGCGAGTTGGCTTGGTGATCGAAACGGGCGAAGCACGCGAAGTCCATCACCACTGCCTGCTGATTGGTTATGGAGCCGATGCGATCAATCCGTATCTGGCTTTCGAAGCCCTTTGGCAAGCTCATGAAGACGGCCTACTGCCTGACACCATGACGGACGACAAAGTCGTCTCCGCCTATCGCAAGGGCGTTGCCAAGGGAATGCTGAAAGTCATGGCCAAGATGGGCATCAGCACCCTGCAAAGCTACAAAGGTGCTCAGATCTTCGAAGCCTTGGGCTTGAAGAGTGATGTCATTGACAAGTGCTTTGTAGGGACGGCAAGCCGAATCGCCGGTGTCGACTTCGACATCCTGGCCGAAGAAGCACTGCGTCGTCACTCCCTTGGGTACCCCGATCGCCAAGACGAAAAGCTTGCCGAATTGCCCAACATGGGCGAGTACCACTGGCGTGCCGAAGGCGAAAACCACACCTGGAGCCCCCAAGCGATCTCCAGCCTGCAGATCGCCGCTCGGACCAATGATGAGGATGCGTACTGGAAGTTCGCCCAGACGATGAATCATGACAATCAGGTTCGCTGCACTCTGCGAGGACTGCTTGAATTCAACGAAGGTGTTGCAGGACCTGCGATCCCACTATCAGAAGTTCAACCGCGTGAAGAGATCGTGAAACGCTTTTGCACCGGAGCGATGAGCTTCGGCAGCATCAGTGCGGAATCGCATGAAGCACTCGCGATTGCAATGAACCGCCTAGGTGGAAAAAGCAATACGGGTGAAGGTGGCGAAGATCCCGAACGCTTCAAGACCATGCCCAACGGCGACAGCAAACGATCGGCTATCAAGCAGGTCGCTAGTGGACGTTTTGGTGTGACGATCGAGTACCTTTCCAACGCCGACGAAATCCAAATCAAGATTTCGCAAGGTGCGAAACCGGGTGAAGGGGGCGAACTGCCTGGACGCAAAGTCGACCAGACGATCGCTCGAATCCGCTACAGCACCCCGGGCGTCGGCTTGATCAGCCCTCCGCCGCATCACGACATCTATTCGATCGAAGACCTTGCCCAATTAATCCACGACCTTAAAAACGCCAATCCAGCAGCTCGGATCAGTGTCAAATTGGTGAGTGAAGTTGGCGTCGGGGTTGTTGCCTCCGGGGTTGCCAAAGCCCACGCCGATCACATCCTGATCGCAGGGGACACTGGCGGAACGGGTGCCTCACCGCTGACCAGCATCAAACATGCTGGCCTGCCTTGGGAACTTGGGATCGCTGAAGCCCACCAGGTCTTGGTACTGAATGACCTCCGCAGCCGCGTGGTCCTGCAGACCGACGGCGGTCTGAAAACAGGCCGCGACGTCGTCATCGCCGCCTTGCTGGGCGCTGAAGAATTTGGGTTTGCAACCGCACCGCTGATCACCATGGGGTGCATCATGATGCGGAAGTGTCATCTGAACACCTGCCCTGTCGGAATCGCGACCCAGGACCCTGAACTTCGCAAGAAGTTTTCGGGGAAACCGGAACATGTTGTGAACTACCTGTTCATGGTCGCCGAGGAAGCACGGCATATCATGGCCAAACTGGGTTTCCGCACGATCGACGAAATGGTCGGACGGACCGATGTGCTGCGAACCGAAGCGGCTGAGAAGCACTGGAAAAAAGACGGGCTGGACCTGTCCGCAATCCTTGCACCGGCGCGACGAGCTCACGACAACGTTGGCATCCGCTGCACCCAGGCTCAGGATCACGGACTGGAAAAATCGCTGGACGTCACCGTCTTGGTGCCACAGGCAAAAGAGGCGATCGAGAACAAGACGCCGATCACCATCGAATCCCCGATCGTCAATATCAACCGTACCGTCGGGACGATCCTCAGTCACGAAATCGCCAAACGTCACGGTCAGGCAGGCCTTCCGGACGATACGATTCGTCTGAAATTTTCGGGTTCAGCCGGACAAAGCATCGGTGCCTTCCTGGCTCATGGTGTCACGATCGAACTGGAAGGCGACGCAAACGATTACGTCGGAAAAGGCCTTTCCGGTGGTCGCATTGTGATCTATCCACCAACCGAAGCGACCTACGCCGCGGAAGACAACATCCTGGTCGGAAACGTCTGTTTGTACGGAGCGACCGGCGGTGAAGCCTTCCTGCGAGGAATGGCGGCCGAACGATTCTGCGTTCGTAACAGTGGTGCACGGACCGTTATCGAAGGTGTCGGGCAGCATGGCTGTGAATACATGACCGGTGGCCGCGTGGTCATCCTGGGACGAACCGGACGCAACTTTGCTGCCGGGATGTCGGGGGGGATCGCATACGTTTGGGATCGCGACGGGGACTTCAACCTGAATTGCAATCTGGCAACGGTCATCCTGGAATCGATCAGTACCCCCGAAGAAGAAAACGAAGTCAAGGAACTGATCCAGAAACACCAAACTCTGACCAACAGTACGGTTGCTGCCGAAGCGCTGGGGAACTGGGACACGTTCCTCAAGCAATGCGTCAAAGTTATGCCGACCGACTACAAACGAGTCCTAGAACAAATGGCTGAAGAAGCTGCAGGTGAAACCGCTTCGGTTTAA